GAGGTGCTCCCGCTCCTCGAGCAGCCGCCGCACGACGCGGAGCAGCTCTTCGGTGTCGGCGCCCTTGGTGACGTAGGCGTCGGCGGCCCACGAGGTGAAGTCGTCGCGGTACGAGTCGTAGGCGGTGTTGAGGACGATCGGCACCCGCCGGTCGCGGTCGAGAATCCGGGCCATCGCCTCGAGTCCGTTCATCCCCGGCATCCGCACGTCGAGCACGACCAAGTCCGGACGCCGCTCCGCGAACGCCTTGAGCCCCTCCTCCGCCGATCCGGCCTCGAGGACGGTGTGCCCCGCGTCTTCGAGGTCCTTGCGGTACAGGAGCCGGAGGTGCGGCTCGTCGTCCACGACGAGAATCACGGCCATCGTTCACTCCCCTTCGTCGTTCCGCGGGCGCGCCTCGTCCGCCGTCCAGACCGGGAGGACGATGCGGAACCGCGAGCCCTCTCCCTGCCGGCTGTCGGCGCTCAACGCCCCTCCGCACTGCACGACCAGCTTCTTGGAAAGCGGCAGCCCCAGACCGGTCCCGCCGACTTTCGTCGTGAAGAACGGCTCGAAGATACGTTCGAGACAGTCGGGCGCGATCCCCGGACCATCGTCCTCGACGACGATGTGGATCGCCTCCTTGATCCGCCGCGCCGTCACGGACACGTGCCCGCCGGCGCCGATCGCGTCGAAGGCGTTCCGCAGCAGGTTGTCGAGCACTTCCAGCAGGATCTCGCGGCTGCCGCGGACGGCCGGCAGTCCCGGCTCGGCGGCGGCGGCCAGACCGACCCCCTCCTCGCGGGCGAGGTCGGTGTATCTGGCGACGGCGTCGTGCACGACGCCGGCCGGATCGACCCTTTCCTTCGCCGGGCTGCGCGCCAAGCGGACGTCCTGACGGATCCTTGCCAGGATCCCCTCCATCCGCCGCGCCTCCTCGATGATGATCGCCAGGTCCTCGTGCCGCGGATCGTCGGGCGGGCAGACCTTCTCCAGCCGGCGCGCGAACCCGCCGACGACCGACAGCGGATTGCGGATCTGGTGGACGATCTCCGCCGCCAGTTCCCCGATCGCCGACAGGCGTTCCGCCTTGAGCAGCTGCCCCTGCAGATTGCGCAGACGCGCGTTGGCGTCGCGGAGATCCTCGAGCCGCCCGGCCAGCTCGTCGTGCAGCCGCCCCCGCGCCACCGCGCCGGCGGCCGTCGACGCGACCATCCCGAGCAAGGCGATCCGGTCGTCGTCGATCGTCTGCCCGGGAGGGACCGCGGCGACGAGCACGCCGAGCCGCCGCCCTTGGTTGCTCAGCGGCGCGAGGACCAGCCGCGACCGTCCGGCGACCGAGGCGAAGAGCGGCGGCCGCCGGTCCTCCGGACCGCCCGCCTCGAAGACGCAGGGACCGGGGCTGGAGAGCGCCGCGACGAGGGGATGGTCTTCGTCGTCGAGGGGGACGAAGAACCGCCGCACCGTCGTTTCGAGCTGGCGGTCGGCGGACGAGACCGGCCCGAAGGCGAACGCCTCCAGTTCCTGCCCGGAGCCGTCCACCGGACGGACGTTCGCCGCGCGGCGGCTCGGGGCGAGCCGGGCCATGCGGCCGCGGATGGTCCGCCGCCCCTCGTCGACCAGGAAGAACCCCGCCGCCGCCAGGCCGAGGCCGGACGGGTGGACCGCCGCGGCCACGAACAGGCGCAGGACCTGGTCGAGCCGCGAGGCGCGCCCCAAGGCGAGACCGACGGCGCGCAGCAGCGTCAGATGCCCGACCTGCCGTTCCAGCGCCTCGGTCAGCCGCCGTTCCCGCGTGATGTCGGTCAGGACCGCCGTCGCGGCGGCCAGCGTCCCGTCCGGCGCAAGCACGGCGGCCAGGTTGAAGAGGGCCGCGCGCGCGCCGTCCTCGTGCGGCAGGACGATTTCGCGCTCTTCGATCGCCCCCCGGACCACGAGCAGCCGCGAGAGATCGCGCCCCTCGGCCGGCAGCGTTCCCGGAGGCAGGAGCTCGGCGAGCGGCCGCCCCTTGAGCTCCGCCTCGTCGCGCCCCAGCAGGCGCAGCGCCGAGGGGTTGAGCGCCGACACCCGCATTTCGGCGTCGAGCAGGAGCACCCCCGCGGGGACGTGGCGCAGCCCTTCCGACAGCGCCCGTTCCCGAAAGACGTGGTCGGGGATCGTCGGCTCGAGGGCGTCGGTGTCGATGAAGGCGTCCAAAACGTCCCCCCCGGGCAAGCGCACTTGCACCAAGAGTTGCCGCGGCCCTTCCGTGCCGGGACGCGACGCCGGCAGCCACGCGCGCCGGGCCTCGCCGGTCTCCCGCACCTCTTCCCGCCGGCAGGCCTCGGCGTCGCGCCTCCGCCGGAAAAGATGTGTCCGGGCCTCCCCTCCGATCAACGCCTCGCCGCGACTTCGGACCAGCCCCTCGCTGGCCCAGCGGACGCGCCCGTCCCCCCCGACCAGCGCAGTCTGGATGCCGCCTCGGTCGAGAACGCGGAGAATCTCGTCGGCCGGGGGATACTCCCCCGCCTTGGACGCCGCCTTGGCCACTGTCTCGGGACTCCGCGGGAGCGCGCCGCCGTCCGGAGTATACCGGGCGAAACCGCCCCGGGACGGCCCGTCCCCGCCGCCGCGGAAGCCCCGCGCCGCCGCTTGCGCTAGACTGCTGCACTGCCGCGGCGCGCCCGCGCGCGGCGGCGCATTCCCACCCAATCGTTCCCAAGGGAGTCCCGCGATGAGCAGCTTCGGTCCGATCCGAACCGCCGCCCGCATCGACGGCGTGACGTACGCCGTTCGCGACGTCGTGGCCTTGGCCAATCAGGTCGCGAAGTCGGGCAAGAAGATGATCTACCTGAACATCGGCGATCCTTGCAAGTTCGACTTCCGCACCCCCGAGCCGGTCGTCGAGGCGATCGTCAAGGCGCTCCGCGACAACCAGACTTCCTACTCCGCGTCCGAGGGGCTGCCCGAAGCGCGGGAGGCGATCCGCCGCGACGCGGAGGAGCGCAAGGGAATCAAGGCGATCCGCGAGATCTTCGTCGGCCACGGCGCGTCGGAGCCGATCGAGACGCTCCTCACCGCGCTCCTCGAGCCGGGCGAAGGCGTCCTCGTGCCGAGCCCCGGCTATCCGCTCTACGGCGCCGTTCTGGCGAAGCTCGGCGCCCGCGCCGTCCACTACGACCTCGACGAAGAGAACGGCTGGCAGCCGGACGTCGCCCAGATGGAGCGGCTCTGCGACGACGGCGTCCGCGCAGTCGTGCTGATCAACCCCAACAACCCCACCGGCTCCGTGGCCGGCCGCGAGACGCTGGAGAAGCTGCTCGACCTCGCCGCGCGCCGCAAGCTGGTCGTCCTCTCCGACGAGATCTACGACCGGATGCTGATCGATCCGGAGACGAAGCTCGTCTCGACCGCCTCGCTGCGCGACGACGTGCCTATCGCGACTTTCGGCGGCCTCTCCAAGGTCTGGCTCGGCCCCGGCCTGAGGATCGGCTGGTCGATCCTCAGCGGCCCCGAGGACTCGCTGCGTCCGCTGCTCGACGCGATGGGCCGTCTGGTCCGCGCGCGTCTCTGCGCCAACCACCCGGTGCAGTGGGCGGTCAAGCCGGCCCTCGAAGGGCCGAACACCCACGTCGCCGAGGTCAACGCGAAGCTCCGCCGCCGCCGCGACCTTCTGGTGGACATGGTCAACGCGATCCCCGGCTGGCACTGCGTCCCGCCGCGCGGCGCCTTCTACGCCTTCCCCAAGTTCGACATCCCCGGCCTGGACGACCTGACGCTGGTCCGCGAGATGATCCAGCAGCACGGCGTGGTCCTCGTCCACGGCTCCGGCTTCGGCCAGAAGGAAGGCACGCAGCACGTGCGGATCGTCTTCCTTCCGCAGGAAGAGCTGCTCAAGGACGCCTTCACGAAGTTGGCGGAATACACCCGCTCCCGCCGCTGACCGGCGGAACGGGACGAATCGAACGGGCGGGCCGGGCGGCCCGCCCGTTTCCATTTCAGCGCGGGCGGGGTTCCTTCTTCTTCAGAAGATCCCGGTAGAGCGCGGCGACGTCGTCGCCGCGGCCGCGCGGGTCGAAGACCCGCTGCGCGAACCCCCGACGCTCCACCGGATCGCCGGGAATCCGCCGCGGCCCGAGGACGAACCGCTCCAGCGCCTCCGCCCACGCCTCGACGTCGCCCGGCGGCAGAAGCAGCCCCCGCGGCGGGGCCGGCGTCGCCCGCCAAGCCCCCGGCCCCTCGCGCCTCCAGTCGGCGGCGAGGAGTTCCGGCACTCCCCCGACGGCCGAGGCCAGAACCGGCCGCCCCAGCGCCAGCGCCTCGAGGACCGCGACCGGCGTCCCCTCCGACCACGAGGGGAGGACGATCCCCCCGGCGGCGGCGATCACGGGGAGCGGGTTCGGCAGCGGCCCGAGAAAGAGCCACTGCGGCCCGGACCCGGCGCGCCGTTCGTCGTCGATCGCGCGGGCGACCTCGGGGGCGACCGGCCCGGCGACGACGATCGTCAGGCGCTCCGCGGCCCGCCGGTTCCGCGCGCCGAGGCGCGTCCCGGCGCGCGCGAGGAAGTCGAGCCCCTTGACCGGGACCCCCCGGCCCACGAAGGCCAGCGAGACCCCGTCCGGCGCCGCGGGACGAGTCCGGCGGCCCAGATCCCAGGCGTCGTCGGCCCCGAGCGGCGGAT
This genomic window from bacterium contains:
- a CDS encoding response regulator, whose product is MAVILVVDDEPHLRLLYRKDLEDAGHTVLEAGSAEEGLKAFAERRPDLVVLDVRMPGMNGLEAMARILDRDRRVPIVLNTAYDSYRDDFTSWAADAYVTKGADTEELLRVVRRLLEEREHL
- a CDS encoding PAS domain-containing protein, translated to MAKAASKAGEYPPADEILRVLDRGGIQTALVGGDGRVRWASEGLVRSRGEALIGGEARTHLFRRRRDAEACRREEVRETGEARRAWLPASRPGTEGPRQLLVQVRLPGGDVLDAFIDTDALEPTIPDHVFRERALSEGLRHVPAGVLLLDAEMRVSALNPSALRLLGRDEAELKGRPLAELLPPGTLPAEGRDLSRLLVVRGAIEEREIVLPHEDGARAALFNLAAVLAPDGTLAAATAVLTDITRERRLTEALERQVGHLTLLRAVGLALGRASRLDQVLRLFVAAAVHPSGLGLAAAGFFLVDEGRRTIRGRMARLAPSRRAANVRPVDGSGQELEAFAFGPVSSADRQLETTVRRFFVPLDDEDHPLVAALSSPGPCVFEAGGPEDRRPPLFASVAGRSRLVLAPLSNQGRRLGVLVAAVPPGQTIDDDRIALLGMVASTAAGAVARGRLHDELAGRLEDLRDANARLRNLQGQLLKAERLSAIGELAAEIVHQIRNPLSVVGGFARRLEKVCPPDDPRHEDLAIIIEEARRMEGILARIRQDVRLARSPAKERVDPAGVVHDAVARYTDLAREEGVGLAAAAEPGLPAVRGSREILLEVLDNLLRNAFDAIGAGGHVSVTARRIKEAIHIVVEDDGPGIAPDCLERIFEPFFTTKVGGTGLGLPLSKKLVVQCGGALSADSRQGEGSRFRIVLPVWTADEARPRNDEGE
- a CDS encoding glycosyltransferase, whose amino-acid sequence is MSSDERPLALHVATRLILGGPTRAIGATLAALERRGFRTALAAGRAEPGEVEDLAARASVRIPALRRAPAPFSDALALLALARLVRTLRPAVVHTHTAKAGALGRLAARLAGGGAATVHTFHGHSLGRAASGWAAPVWTACERALAAGATDLALAVSPGQRDELARLVPRLEGRLSTVPLPLDLTAYPPLGADDAWDLGRRTRPAAPDGVSLAFVGRGVPVKGLDFLARAGTRLGARNRRAAERLTIVVAGPVAPEVARAIDDERRAGSGPQWLFLGPLPNPLPVIAAAGGIVLPSWSEGTPVAVLEALALGRPVLASAVGGVPELLAADWRREGPGAWRATPAPPRGLLLPPGDVEAWAEALERFVLGPRRIPGDPVERRGFAQRVFDPRGRGDDVAALYRDLLKKKEPRPR
- a CDS encoding aminotransferase class I/II-fold pyridoxal phosphate-dependent enzyme gives rise to the protein MSSFGPIRTAARIDGVTYAVRDVVALANQVAKSGKKMIYLNIGDPCKFDFRTPEPVVEAIVKALRDNQTSYSASEGLPEAREAIRRDAEERKGIKAIREIFVGHGASEPIETLLTALLEPGEGVLVPSPGYPLYGAVLAKLGARAVHYDLDEENGWQPDVAQMERLCDDGVRAVVLINPNNPTGSVAGRETLEKLLDLAARRKLVVLSDEIYDRMLIDPETKLVSTASLRDDVPIATFGGLSKVWLGPGLRIGWSILSGPEDSLRPLLDAMGRLVRARLCANHPVQWAVKPALEGPNTHVAEVNAKLRRRRDLLVDMVNAIPGWHCVPPRGAFYAFPKFDIPGLDDLTLVREMIQQHGVVLVHGSGFGQKEGTQHVRIVFLPQEELLKDAFTKLAEYTRSRR